In one window of Holophagales bacterium DNA:
- a CDS encoding FecR domain-containing protein has translation MKLRPGLRTLLVLAAVLLTFPPAAAQRDDDQYDDGIRQSVARVSYFEGEVSFNRGDAPDDWQPATVNYPMTLGDRIWTGRNGRMELQLRGATVYLAAQTELAALDLARDVRQLSLSLGTASIRINRLDRDEIFEVATPNVSVTFERPGSYRVQVDEDGNSRVSVFQGRAWAAAAGGQIDLDRGDQIRVWGIDRPDYDLVRIGRTDSWDRWVEQRARRYRSVGSVSYVHPDIYGINDLDAYGSWENHAQYGSVWYPRGMAAGWEPYRAGRWIWRDPWGWTWLSSEPWGWAPYHYGRWAVVRGRWGWVPVGPGNQYPGYSPAVVGFVGGGGGGVSFSISIGGFVGWFPLGPREPFDPWWHRSRSNVNVAGFNYAYRNRVTVVSRDVFVASGRVDRAFVSDARVLRDVSRAPLVRGPIPVIPTRESIRVSAVSVQGRASIQPPQRIAQREVVTRTAPPPAPPSFDRKLEVIRERGGEPVPADVSRRLSVEQNRGETRSQPVRPAARAEVQLAPRGDVKASRQPQPLPPSSTRVPATPERSPLGRDETPQPRVWEPRPETQPQPAPPTAAPRRGNGQGAPPTRDRAPAPEPELTREAPPMRAATPMRPPERAVDRPAPPPTPAAARPPATETRREWTDSQPAPARSDRAEPQKAEPQKAEPQKAEPQKTEPRRAQPQRTEPQKNEPQKNEQNQVQPSKRQARPSPTPTPV, from the coding sequence ATGAAACTCCGACCTGGTCTCCGAACCCTGCTCGTACTTGCGGCCGTCCTTCTCACGTTCCCACCCGCGGCGGCCCAACGTGACGACGACCAGTACGACGACGGAATCCGCCAGTCCGTGGCCCGCGTGTCGTACTTCGAGGGTGAAGTGTCGTTCAATCGCGGCGATGCGCCGGACGACTGGCAGCCCGCCACCGTCAACTACCCGATGACGCTCGGCGACCGGATCTGGACCGGGCGGAACGGGCGGATGGAGCTCCAGCTGCGCGGCGCGACGGTCTACCTCGCGGCCCAGACCGAGCTGGCGGCGCTCGACCTGGCGCGAGACGTCCGCCAGCTTTCCCTCAGCCTCGGGACGGCGTCCATCCGGATCAACCGCCTCGATCGGGACGAGATCTTCGAGGTGGCCACTCCGAACGTATCGGTGACCTTCGAGCGGCCCGGCAGCTACCGCGTCCAGGTCGACGAAGACGGCAACAGCCGCGTCTCGGTCTTCCAGGGCCGGGCCTGGGCAGCCGCCGCCGGGGGCCAGATCGACCTGGACCGCGGCGACCAGATCCGCGTCTGGGGCATCGACCGTCCCGACTACGACCTCGTCCGCATCGGCCGCACGGACAGCTGGGATCGCTGGGTAGAGCAGCGCGCCCGGCGGTATCGCTCGGTCGGCTCGGTGTCGTACGTCCACCCCGACATCTACGGCATCAACGATCTCGATGCGTATGGCTCCTGGGAGAACCACGCCCAGTACGGTTCCGTCTGGTACCCGAGGGGAATGGCCGCCGGCTGGGAGCCGTACCGGGCCGGACGCTGGATCTGGCGTGACCCGTGGGGCTGGACGTGGCTTTCCTCGGAGCCCTGGGGCTGGGCGCCCTACCACTACGGCCGTTGGGCCGTCGTCCGGGGCCGCTGGGGCTGGGTTCCGGTCGGCCCTGGCAACCAGTACCCCGGGTACTCGCCGGCCGTCGTCGGCTTCGTCGGCGGAGGCGGGGGAGGCGTGTCCTTCTCCATCTCGATCGGCGGGTTCGTCGGCTGGTTCCCTCTCGGTCCGCGCGAGCCGTTCGACCCGTGGTGGCACCGCTCGCGTTCGAACGTCAACGTGGCGGGATTCAACTACGCCTACCGCAACCGGGTGACCGTCGTCTCCCGCGACGTCTTCGTCGCGAGCGGAAGGGTCGACCGGGCCTTCGTGAGCGACGCGAGAGTCCTGCGCGACGTCTCGAGGGCACCCCTCGTACGCGGCCCGATCCCGGTCATCCCGACCCGCGAGTCGATCCGCGTCAGCGCGGTCTCCGTCCAGGGGCGTGCCTCGATCCAGCCGCCGCAGAGGATCGCCCAGCGTGAGGTCGTCACCCGGACGGCCCCGCCGCCGGCGCCGCCGTCCTTCGACCGCAAGCTCGAAGTCATCCGGGAAAGGGGAGGCGAGCCCGTCCCCGCCGACGTCTCGCGCCGCCTCTCGGTCGAACAGAACCGTGGAGAGACGCGCAGCCAGCCGGTCCGGCCGGCCGCCCGCGCGGAAGTCCAGCTGGCCCCCCGCGGCGACGTGAAGGCTTCGCGCCAGCCGCAGCCGCTGCCGCCCTCCTCGACCCGGGTCCCGGCGACGCCCGAGCGTTCGCCGCTCGGACGCGACGAGACCCCTCAGCCGCGGGTGTGGGAGCCCCGGCCGGAAACCCAGCCGCAGCCCGCGCCCCCGACCGCGGCGCCGCGTCGTGGCAACGGTCAGGGTGCGCCTCCGACGCGAGATCGTGCGCCGGCGCCCGAGCCCGAGCTGACGAGGGAAGCGCCGCCGATGCGTGCCGCTACGCCGATGCGGCCGCCGGAAAGGGCCGTCGATCGGCCCGCTCCTCCTCCGACGCCAGCGGCGGCGAGGCCGCCCGCGACGGAGACCCGGCGCGAGTGGACCGATTCGCAGCCGGCCCCTGCACGGTCCGACAGGGCCGAGCCGCAGAAGGCCGAGCCGCAGAAAGCCGAGCCGCAGAAAGCCGAACCGCAAAAGACGGAGCCGCGGAGGGCCCAGCCGCAGAGGACCGAGCCCCAGAAGAACGAACCGCAGAAGAACGAACAGAATCAGGTCCAACCGAGTAAGCGCCAGGCGAGGCCCTCACCCACCCCGACGCCGGTCTGA
- a CDS encoding lmo0937 family membrane protein, which yields MWTIAVILLVLWALGMVSSYTVGGLIHILLVVAIIVVLIRVIQGRRVL from the coding sequence ATGTGGACAATCGCCGTCATTCTCCTCGTTCTCTGGGCTCTGGGGATGGTCTCGTCCTACACCGTGGGCGGTCTCATCCACATCCTGCTGGTCGTCGCCATCATCGTGGTGCTCATCCGCGTCATCCAGGGCCGACGGGTCCTCTGA